A DNA window from Sporomusaceae bacterium contains the following coding sequences:
- the dnaB gene encoding replicative DNA helicase, whose amino-acid sequence MLDRMPPQNLEAEQSVIGAMLIEREAISRVAEFLRPEDFYRESHRLVYAATLALYNRGEAVDLITLTEQLRREDKLEAAGGISYITSLANSVPTAANVIYHAKIVEEKALLRGLINTATHIAGLGYEANEEVISILDQAERMILEVANRKVTGAFVPIKDILMAALDRVEQLYHTKGGITGLPTGFRDLDRLTAGLQPSDLVLIAARPSMGKTAFVLNIAQHVAVKEKKPVAFFSLEMSKEQLVQRMLCTEATIDAQRLKIGDLKDNDWSSLVKAADRLSSAPIFIDDTPGMTVTEIRSKARRLKVEHELSLVVIDYLQLMQGSSGGRNDNRQQEISEISRSLKSLARELNVPVLALSQLSRGVEARQNKRPMLSDLRESGSLEQDADIVAFLYREDYYNHETERPNITEIIVAKHRNGPVDTVELYFQKEFTRFKDSSKMSEPA is encoded by the coding sequence GTGCTAGACAGAATGCCGCCCCAGAACCTAGAAGCCGAACAATCCGTTATCGGCGCCATGCTCATCGAGCGCGAGGCTATATCCCGCGTAGCCGAATTCCTGCGTCCCGAAGATTTCTACCGCGAATCCCACCGCCTCGTCTATGCCGCCACGCTGGCGCTTTACAACCGCGGCGAGGCCGTCGACCTCATCACCCTCACCGAGCAACTGCGTCGCGAGGACAAGCTCGAAGCCGCCGGCGGCATCTCCTACATCACCTCGCTCGCCAACAGCGTGCCCACCGCCGCCAACGTCATCTACCACGCCAAAATCGTCGAAGAAAAAGCCCTCCTGCGCGGCCTCATAAACACCGCCACCCACATCGCCGGCCTCGGCTACGAAGCCAACGAAGAAGTCATCAGCATCCTCGACCAGGCAGAGCGGATGATCCTCGAAGTCGCCAACCGCAAAGTCACCGGCGCCTTCGTGCCCATCAAAGACATCCTCATGGCCGCCCTCGACCGGGTCGAGCAGCTCTACCACACCAAAGGCGGCATCACCGGCCTGCCCACCGGCTTCAGGGACCTCGACCGCCTCACCGCCGGCCTGCAGCCCTCCGACCTCGTTCTCATCGCCGCCCGGCCCAGCATGGGCAAGACCGCCTTCGTCCTCAACATCGCCCAGCACGTCGCCGTCAAAGAGAAAAAACCGGTCGCCTTCTTCAGCCTCGAAATGTCCAAAGAACAGCTTGTTCAGCGCATGCTCTGCACCGAAGCCACCATCGACGCCCAGCGCCTTAAGATCGGCGACCTCAAGGACAACGACTGGTCCAGCCTCGTCAAAGCCGCCGACCGCCTTTCCTCCGCACCCATCTTCATCGACGACACCCCCGGCATGACCGTCACCGAAATCCGCTCCAAGGCCCGCCGCCTCAAAGTCGAGCACGAGCTCTCCCTCGTCGTCATCGACTACCTCCAGCTCATGCAGGGCAGCTCCGGCGGCCGCAACGACAACCGCCAGCAGGAAATATCGGAAATATCCCGCTCCCTCAAATCCCTCGCCCGCGAGCTAAACGTCCCCGTCCTCGCCCTCTCTCAGCTCAGCCGCGGCGTCGAGGCCAGGCAGAACAAGCGCCCCATGCTCAGCGACCTCCGCGAATCAGGCTCCCTCGAGCAGGACGCCGACATCGTCGCCTTCCTCTACCGCGAAGACTACTACAACCACGAAACGGAAAGACCGAACATCACCGAAATCATCGTCGCCAAACACCGCAACGGCCCCGTCGACACCGTCGAACTATACTTCCAGAAGGAATTCACCCGCTTCAAAGACTCTTCCAAAATGAGCGAGCCGGCATAA
- a CDS encoding NAD(P)/FAD-dependent oxidoreductase, whose translation MTKSYDVVVIGAGPAGIFTGLELARAGLSTLILEKGRDITSRRCPINQHGSKCLRCKPCDILCGWGGAGAFSDGKLTLTTEFGGVLDEYMEKDRVAELIDYIDKIYLDFGATTTVYGDDKKEEIRRIQRVAAAADLNLIPARIRHLGTEKCTEILTRMREYLDDKCEIRTNTAVEAIIVKNGEYAGLELVGGEKIESKYLVAAPGREGAEWFSGQAGKLGLSMMTNPVDIGVRVELPAVVMEHITEIVYESKLVYYTKSFDDRVRTFCMNPYGEVVNENNAGLITVNGHSYAEKRTKNTNFALLVSKSFTEPFKEPITYGKSIAKLANLLGGGVIVQRLGDLLDGRRSTPERIHRGMVEPTLKDATPGDLSLVLPYRHMVAIIEMLEALDKVAPGVNSRHTLLYGVEVKFYSSRPRLSPVLESEIANFFAAGDGAGVTRGLAQASAAGVVVAREIIAREGK comes from the coding sequence GTGACCAAAAGCTACGATGTTGTCGTGATCGGTGCCGGGCCTGCCGGCATCTTTACAGGTCTCGAACTTGCCAGGGCCGGCCTCAGTACCCTGATTCTCGAAAAAGGTCGCGATATTACCTCCCGCCGCTGCCCGATCAACCAACACGGCAGCAAGTGCCTGCGCTGCAAGCCCTGCGACATACTGTGCGGCTGGGGGGGCGCCGGCGCGTTCAGCGACGGCAAACTTACGCTTACCACCGAATTCGGCGGCGTACTCGACGAATACATGGAAAAAGACCGTGTCGCCGAACTCATTGACTATATCGACAAAATCTACCTTGACTTCGGCGCGACAACCACCGTCTACGGCGACGACAAGAAAGAGGAAATCCGCCGTATCCAGCGGGTGGCCGCCGCCGCCGACCTCAACCTCATCCCCGCCCGCATCCGCCACCTCGGCACCGAAAAATGCACCGAAATCCTCACCCGCATGCGCGAATACCTCGACGACAAATGCGAGATCCGCACCAACACCGCCGTCGAAGCCATCATCGTCAAAAATGGCGAATACGCCGGGCTCGAGTTGGTCGGCGGGGAAAAGATCGAAAGCAAATACCTCGTCGCCGCCCCCGGCCGCGAAGGCGCCGAATGGTTCTCCGGCCAGGCGGGCAAGCTCGGCCTGTCGATGATGACCAACCCCGTCGACATCGGCGTGCGCGTCGAACTGCCCGCCGTCGTCATGGAGCACATCACCGAAATCGTCTACGAGTCCAAACTCGTCTACTATACCAAATCCTTCGACGACCGGGTCCGCACCTTCTGCATGAACCCCTACGGCGAAGTCGTCAACGAAAACAACGCCGGCCTAATCACCGTCAACGGCCACAGCTACGCCGAAAAACGGACCAAGAACACCAACTTTGCCCTGCTGGTCTCCAAAAGCTTCACCGAACCCTTCAAAGAACCCATCACCTACGGCAAATCGATCGCCAAACTCGCCAACCTTTTGGGCGGCGGCGTCATCGTCCAGCGTCTCGGCGACCTCCTCGACGGCCGGCGCTCCACCCCGGAGCGCATCCACCGCGGCATGGTCGAGCCCACCCTTAAAGACGCCACCCCCGGCGACCTCAGCCTCGTTCTCCCCTACCGCCACATGGTCGCCATCATCGAAATGCTCGAAGCCCTCGACAAAGTCGCGCCGGGCGTCAACTCACGCCACACCCTGCTCTACGGAGTCGAAGTCAAATTCTACTCCTCCCGTCCTCGCCTCAGCCCGGTGCTGGAAAGCGAAATCGCCAACTTCTTCGCCGCCGGCGACGGCGCGGGCGTCACCCGCGGCCTTGCCCAGGCTTCAGCCGCCGGCGTCGTCGTGGCCAGGGAGATAATTGCCCGCGAAGGCAAATAA
- the purB gene encoding adenylosuccinate lyase: MIKRYTNPAMAKIWTDENEFQTMLDIEIYACEAMAELGQIPAAAVPVIKEKAKFSVDRIREIEREIRHDIIAFLTAVAENVGDEAKYIHMGLTSSDVKDTALGSMMAQAADIILDDLAKLRAVLFRRAGEHKHTVMIGRTHGIHAEPITLGMKFALWLDETERNIERLKRARETVAVGKLSGAVGTYATVDPKVEAHVCAKMGLKAARLATQVIQRDRHAEFLTTLAVVASSLDKFATEIRNLQRTDIREAEEYFHPGQKGSSAMPHKRNPITCERISGLARVVRGNAQAALENVALWHERDISHSSVERVILPDSTSLVDYMLRLMTDIIDKLLVYPDAMQANMNKTGGLIFSQRLLLALVDKGVSREDAYRWVQRNAMARWLEGADFKTNVTRDPDIAKFMSPEEITACFDPSHHLRHVDTIMARFGL; the protein is encoded by the coding sequence ATGATCAAACGCTACACCAACCCCGCCATGGCCAAGATCTGGACCGACGAAAACGAATTCCAAACAATGCTCGACATCGAAATATACGCCTGCGAAGCAATGGCCGAGCTGGGGCAGATTCCGGCCGCCGCCGTACCGGTCATCAAAGAGAAAGCCAAATTCTCCGTCGACCGCATCCGCGAAATCGAACGGGAAATCCGCCACGACATCATCGCCTTCCTCACCGCCGTGGCCGAAAATGTCGGCGACGAAGCCAAATACATCCACATGGGCCTCACCTCCAGCGACGTCAAAGACACCGCCCTCGGCAGCATGATGGCCCAGGCCGCCGACATCATTCTGGACGACCTCGCCAAGCTCCGCGCCGTCCTCTTCCGGCGGGCCGGCGAACACAAACACACCGTCATGATCGGCCGCACCCACGGCATCCACGCCGAACCCATCACCCTCGGCATGAAATTCGCCCTCTGGCTCGACGAGACCGAACGCAACATCGAGCGCCTGAAGCGGGCCCGCGAAACCGTCGCCGTCGGCAAACTGTCCGGCGCCGTCGGCACTTACGCCACCGTCGACCCCAAGGTCGAAGCCCACGTCTGCGCAAAAATGGGCCTCAAAGCCGCCCGGCTCGCCACCCAGGTCATCCAGCGCGACCGCCACGCCGAATTCCTCACCACCCTGGCCGTCGTCGCCTCCTCGCTCGACAAATTCGCCACCGAGATCCGCAACCTCCAGCGCACCGACATCCGCGAAGCCGAAGAATACTTCCACCCCGGCCAAAAAGGCTCCTCGGCCATGCCCCACAAGCGCAACCCCATCACCTGCGAGCGCATATCCGGCCTGGCCCGCGTCGTCCGCGGCAATGCCCAGGCCGCCCTGGAAAACGTCGCCCTCTGGCACGAGCGCGACATCTCCCACTCCTCGGTCGAGCGCGTCATCCTGCCCGACAGCACCAGCCTTGTCGACTACATGCTCCGTCTCATGACCGACATAATCGACAAGCTGCTCGTCTACCCCGACGCCATGCAGGCCAACATGAACAAGACCGGCGGCCTCATCTTCAGCCAGCGACTGCTCCTCGCTCTCGTCGACAAGGGCGTCAGCCGCGAGGACGCCTACCGCTGGGTCCAGCGCAACGCCATGGCCCGCTGGCTCGAAGGCGCCGACTTCAAGACCAACGTTACCCGCGACCCCGACATCGCCAAATTCATGTCGCCGGAGGAAATCACCGCCTGCTTCGACCCCTCCCACCACCTGCGGCATGTCGATACCATTATGGCCCGTTTTGGCCTATAA
- a CDS encoding adenylosuccinate synthase, translating into MSAVIVIGTQWGDEGKGKIVDNLAEKADVVVRYQGGNNAGHTVVVDGKEFKLQLLPSGILYKDKTCVVGNGVVVDPAVMIKELRTMQEKGVETSDLKVSNRAHLIMPYHRLLDEVEEDYRGEHKIGTTKRGIGPCYMDKNARSGIRMVDLMDEDEFSAKLERNLEAKNHLLQAVYGVEGFDFDALRAEYLGYAQVLRPFVADTSVYINEALAAGKKVLFEGAQATLLDLDHGTYPYVTSSHPIAGGACIGAGIGPTKISKVIGVVKAYTTRVGEGPFPTELNDATGDYIRDRGREFGTVTGRPRRCGWLDAAIVRYAGQVSGLDYLAVTRLDILDGLKTIKVCSGYKYKGQPLGEFPASLKVLSEVEPIYEELPGWTETISGIRAYADLPANARRYVERLSEIVGVPLGIVSVGPARDQTIVLHEVF; encoded by the coding sequence ATGTCAGCAGTAATCGTCATAGGCACCCAGTGGGGCGATGAAGGCAAAGGCAAAATCGTCGACAACCTGGCCGAAAAAGCCGACGTCGTCGTCCGTTACCAGGGCGGCAACAACGCCGGCCACACCGTAGTCGTGGACGGCAAGGAATTCAAGCTCCAGCTCCTGCCCTCCGGCATCCTCTACAAAGACAAGACCTGCGTCGTCGGCAACGGCGTCGTCGTCGACCCGGCCGTCATGATCAAAGAACTCCGCACCATGCAAGAAAAGGGCGTCGAAACCTCCGACCTTAAGGTCTCCAACCGCGCCCACCTCATCATGCCCTACCACCGTCTCCTCGACGAAGTCGAAGAAGACTACCGCGGCGAACACAAGATAGGCACAACCAAACGCGGCATCGGCCCCTGCTACATGGACAAAAACGCCCGTAGCGGCATCCGCATGGTCGACCTCATGGACGAAGACGAGTTCTCCGCCAAGCTCGAACGCAACCTCGAAGCCAAAAACCACCTTCTCCAGGCCGTCTACGGCGTCGAGGGCTTCGACTTCGACGCTCTCCGCGCCGAATACCTCGGCTATGCCCAGGTTCTGCGCCCCTTTGTCGCCGACACCTCCGTATACATCAACGAAGCGCTGGCGGCCGGCAAAAAAGTGCTTTTCGAAGGCGCCCAGGCCACCCTCCTCGACCTCGACCACGGCACATACCCCTACGTCACCTCCTCCCACCCCATCGCCGGCGGCGCCTGCATCGGCGCCGGCATCGGCCCCACAAAGATCAGCAAAGTCATCGGCGTCGTCAAAGCCTACACCACCAGAGTCGGCGAAGGCCCCTTCCCCACCGAACTCAACGACGCCACCGGCGACTACATCCGTGACCGCGGCCGCGAATTCGGCACCGTCACCGGGCGGCCCCGCCGCTGCGGCTGGCTCGACGCCGCCATCGTCCGCTACGCCGGCCAGGTCAGCGGCCTCGACTACCTCGCCGTCACCCGCCTCGACATCCTCGACGGCCTCAAAACCATAAAAGTCTGCTCCGGCTACAAATACAAAGGCCAGCCCCTCGGAGAGTTCCCCGCCAGCCTCAAAGTCCTCAGCGAAGTAGAGCCCATCTACGAAGAACTGCCCGGCTGGACCGAAACGATCAGCGGCATCCGCGCCTACGCGGACCTGCCCGCCAACGCCCGCCGCTACGTCGAGCGCCTCAGCGAAATCGTCGGCGTGCCGCTGGGGATAGTATCGGTAGGCCCGGCTAGGGATCAAACTATCGTACTCCACGAAGTTTTTTAG
- a CDS encoding phosphoribosyltransferase family protein, producing the protein MYQDRRHAGETLAAELAARRYENIRLFAVPRGGVLVAAPIAERLGVGVDILVTRKIGHPANPEVAIGAVMADGAAVLDEELIRAYAVPQEYLDRAIAREFAEIERRMIAYTGSAATPDVAGRTAVIVDDGIATGYTIRAAIAWLKTLGPAKIVVAVPVAPPETVAEIAGDIDEIICPLQPTAFMAVGQHYRDFPQNSDEEVLAILRVVNKRSRS; encoded by the coding sequence ATGTACCAAGACCGCCGCCACGCCGGCGAGACCCTCGCCGCCGAACTGGCCGCCCGCCGCTACGAGAACATCCGCCTTTTCGCCGTACCGCGGGGCGGCGTCCTCGTCGCCGCCCCGATCGCCGAACGCCTCGGCGTGGGCGTCGACATCCTCGTCACCCGCAAAATCGGCCACCCCGCCAACCCCGAAGTCGCCATCGGCGCCGTCATGGCCGACGGCGCCGCCGTCCTTGACGAAGAACTCATCCGCGCCTACGCCGTCCCCCAGGAATACCTCGACAGGGCCATCGCCCGCGAATTTGCGGAAATCGAGCGGCGCATGATCGCCTACACCGGCAGCGCCGCCACCCCGGACGTCGCCGGCCGCACCGCCGTCATCGTCGACGACGGCATCGCCACCGGCTACACCATCCGCGCCGCCATCGCCTGGCTCAAAACCCTCGGCCCGGCGAAGATCGTCGTCGCCGTCCCCGTGGCCCCGCCCGAAACCGTCGCCGAAATCGCCGGCGATATCGACGAAATCATCTGTCCCCTCCAGCCGACCGCCTTCATGGCCGTCGGCCAACACTACCGCGACTTCCCCCAGAACAGCGATGAAGAAGTGCTCGCCATCCTGCGCGTTGTAAACAAAAGAAGCCGATCGTAA
- a CDS encoding DUF2889 domain-containing protein gives MTLLYHSNIFTVVTRSGPGQLVARSTLLSTGWEAAAAINAATDTFVIADARWDICRSPGSAHNGGRPVPALTGVAAGLGSGPALRAAARDEGDLPYRLLAECVKGIIQSETYLFRERGYPDAETYEQTWKENYTGSCRRYSDRTYHGRSWYGHVADRAWSDILFTRIKTAAVTAGADGSLAIAGSFTDSFHELGVRLSVLGGVVTAAQASFLRAPDDICTQSVAALAALPGTPLAALGRDAVARRIGGAQGCVHMVDLITHMLQTFRDTGR, from the coding sequence ATGACCCTGCTATACCACAGCAATATCTTCACCGTCGTCACCAGGAGCGGTCCCGGCCAGCTCGTCGCCCGCAGCACCCTGCTGTCCACCGGTTGGGAAGCCGCCGCCGCGATAAACGCCGCCACCGACACCTTCGTCATCGCCGACGCCCGTTGGGACATCTGCCGTTCGCCCGGCTCGGCCCATAACGGCGGACGCCCCGTCCCCGCCCTCACAGGCGTCGCCGCCGGCCTCGGCTCCGGTCCCGCCCTCCGCGCCGCCGCCAGAGACGAAGGCGACCTTCCCTACCGCCTGCTAGCCGAATGCGTAAAAGGCATTATCCAGTCCGAAACCTACCTCTTCCGCGAACGCGGCTACCCCGACGCCGAAACATACGAACAAACCTGGAAAGAAAACTACACCGGCTCCTGCCGGCGGTACAGCGACCGCACCTACCACGGTCGCAGCTGGTACGGGCACGTCGCCGACCGCGCCTGGAGCGACATCCTTTTCACCCGTATCAAAACAGCCGCCGTCACCGCCGGTGCGGACGGCTCCCTCGCAATCGCCGGCAGCTTCACCGACTCCTTCCACGAACTCGGCGTCCGCCTCTCCGTCCTGGGCGGCGTCGTCACCGCCGCCCAGGCCTCCTTCTTGCGCGCTCCCGACGACATCTGCACACAATCCGTCGCCGCCCTCGCCGCGCTGCCGGGCACGCCGCTGGCCGCCCTCGGCCGCGATGCGGTCGCCCGCCGAATCGGCGGGGCGCAGGGGTGTGTGCATATGGTTGACCTTATCACCCACATGCTCCAAACCTTCCGTGATACCGGCCGTTGA
- a CDS encoding Lrp/AsnC family transcriptional regulator, with amino-acid sequence MLDTNDSKIIAALMANARATWAELGTLLGLSAPAAADRVRRLEDRGVIRGYAALVDPDAAGCGFAAFVAVTLERPEHRAPFLAKVAALPEILECHHAAGDDDYILKIRCAGPRHLERLVSDELKALPGLVRTRTTVILSTVKETPVLPLGRG; translated from the coding sequence ATGCTTGATACGAACGATTCAAAAATAATTGCCGCACTGATGGCCAATGCCCGCGCCACCTGGGCCGAACTTGGCACGCTGCTCGGGCTGTCCGCCCCCGCCGCCGCCGACCGCGTCCGCAGGCTCGAAGACCGGGGCGTCATCAGAGGCTACGCCGCCCTCGTCGACCCCGACGCCGCGGGCTGCGGCTTTGCCGCTTTCGTCGCCGTCACTCTGGAAAGGCCCGAACACCGCGCCCCTTTCCTCGCAAAAGTCGCGGCCCTGCCGGAAATCCTCGAATGCCACCACGCCGCCGGCGACGACGACTACATCCTCAAAATCCGCTGCGCCGGGCCCCGCCACCTCGAACGCCTCGTCAGCGACGAGCTGAAGGCCCTGCCCGGCCTCGTCCGGACCCGTACTACCGTCATCCTGTCCACCGTCAAAGAAACCCCTGTCCTGCCACTCGGGCGCGGCTAG
- a CDS encoding LysE family transporter gives MTTDLLLKGLVLGFSIAAPVGPIGVLCIRRTLAGGPLRGLATGLGTATADALYGLVAALGFTAAAAVLVDYQAFLRLAGGLFLCYLGWAAFRTPPARQAPDSHSGTLLSDYATAFVLTLTNPLTILSFVAVFAGAGVGGGQGSLGAALVVLGVFAGSLLWWLILSGATGFLRAELGPSRLVWVNRLSGAIIAAFGLACLLSLV, from the coding sequence ATGACCACCGACCTCCTCCTCAAAGGCCTTGTACTCGGCTTCTCCATCGCCGCCCCCGTCGGCCCCATCGGCGTGCTCTGCATCCGCCGCACCCTCGCCGGCGGGCCGCTGCGCGGCCTTGCAACCGGCCTTGGCACCGCCACCGCCGACGCCCTCTACGGTCTTGTCGCCGCCCTTGGATTCACCGCCGCCGCCGCCGTCCTCGTCGACTATCAGGCTTTTCTCCGCCTCGCCGGCGGCCTCTTCCTCTGTTACCTCGGCTGGGCCGCCTTCCGTACCCCGCCCGCCCGCCAGGCCCCAGACAGCCACAGCGGCACCCTGCTGAGCGATTACGCCACGGCCTTCGTCCTCACCCTTACCAACCCCCTCACCATCCTTTCCTTCGTCGCCGTCTTCGCCGGCGCCGGCGTCGGCGGCGGGCAGGGCAGCCTGGGTGCAGCCCTTGTCGTCCTCGGCGTTTTCGCCGGTTCGTTGCTGTGGTGGCTCATCCTCAGCGGCGCAACCGGCTTCCTCCGCGCCGAACTCGGTCCCTCCCGGCTAGTATGGGTAAACAGGCTCTCCGGCGCCATCATCGCCGCCTTCGGTCTCGCCTGCCTGCTCAGCCTCGTCTAA